From the bacterium genome, the window CATCGCGACCCTGGCCGTGGCGATGGACAAGGGGCAGGTGCAGTCCCTGCTGATCCTGGGCGGCAATCCCGTCCACGACGCGCCCGCCGACCTGGACTTCGGCGGCCTGCTCGACAAGGTCGCCGATTCCTGGCACCTGTCGTTGTTCGTGGACGAGACCTCGCAGCGCTGCCGCTGGCACCTGCCGCGGGCGCACTGGCTCGAGTCCTGGCACGACGTGCGCGACCACGACGGCCGCTACGCGGTGGCCCAGCCGCTGATCGCGCCGCTGTACGACGGTCGGACGCCCGTGGAGCTGCTGTCGCTGCTGCTGGACGGCGTCCTGCGCCCGGCCCACGACCTCGTGCGCGCTACGGCCGCCGGCCAGCACGGCGCCGGCGACTGGGAGGCGCTTTTGCACCGCGGTTTCGCCGACGCGACGCCCGCGGAAGCCCCGGCGGTCCTCGACGGACGCGGCGTCGTCGCCGCGGTGCGCCGCGGCGGCCTGGCGAAGCCGCCGGCGATCGGCCGCGAGAACCTGGAGCTCGTGTTCGTGCGCGACCCGTCGCTGCACGACGGCCGCTTCGCCAACAACGCCTGGCTGCAGGAGCTGCCGGACTTCATGACCAAGCTGTCCTGGGACAACGCCGCGCTGTTCGGCGTGTCCACGGCCGAGGCGCTGGGCCTCGCCCACGGCGACCTCGTCGAGCTGGAGCTGGGCGGTCGCCGGCTTGAGGCCGCCGTCTACGTGCTGCCGGGTCACGCGCCCTGGTCGGTGAGCCTGAGCCTGGGCCACGGCCGCACGGCGGCGGGCAACGTCGGCAGCGGCACGGGTTTCCGCGCCTACGCGCTGCGCACGTCGGCGGCGCCCGACGCCGGCGCGGGCCTGAAGGTGGCGCGCACCGGCCGCAGCTACCCGCTGGCCACGACCCAGGACCACCACGCCATCGACGCGGTCGGCATGCGCGAGCGCGAGAAGCGCTCGCGGTCGCTGGTCGTCTCGGGCACCCTCGCCGAGTACCGCGAGCACCCGGAATTCGCGTCGCACCGCACGCACCACCCGCCGCTGGTCTCGCTGTGGCAGGAGCGCCCGCGCGAGGGCCACGCCTGGGGCATGACCGTCGACCTGAGCACCTGCATCGGCTGCAACGCCTGCGTCGTGGCCTGCCAGGCGGAGAACAACATCCCGGTCGTGGGCAAGGAGCAGGTGGGCAAAGGCCGCGAGATGCACTGGCTGCGCCTGGACCGCTACTTCCAGGGCGACCCGGACGCGCCCGCGGTCGCGCACCAGCCCGTCGCCTGCGTGCACTGCGAGCTGGCCCCCTGCGAGCAGGTCTGCCCGGTGGGCGCGACCATGCACAGCGAGGACGGCCTGAACGTCATGGCCTACAACCGCTGCGTGGGCACGCGCTACTGCTCGAACAACTGCCCCTACAAGGTGCGCCGCTTCAACTGGTTCAACTTCAACAGCGACATCCCGGACGTCCGCAAGATGGTCTACAACCCCGAGGTTTCCCTGCGCGCCCGCGGCGTCATGGAGAAGTGCACCTACTGCGTGCAGCGCATCGAGACGGCGAAGATCGACGCCAAGAACGAGGGCCGCCCGGTGCGCGACGGCGAGGTCGTCACGGCCTGCCAGCAGACCTGCCCGACGCAGGCCATCGCCTTCGGGGACCTCAACGACCCGCAGAGCCGCGTGGCGAAGCTGACGACCGGCGACCGCGCCTACCACCTGCTGGCGGAGCTCAACGTGAAGCCGCGCACGGCCTACCTGGCCCGGCTGCGCAACCCGAACCCCGAACTCGCGGAGAGCGCCGATGGGCACCCTGCTCACTAGGGACACGATCGACAACACGGCCCACGACCCGGCGCGGCCGCAGGAGCTGATCACCGGCGGCTACGACTTCACGACCCTGACCGACAAGGTCTGCGGGATCGTGGAGCGCCGCGGCGCGCCGCGCGCCTGGTGGGTGGCGCTGGGATTCATGGCCAGCCTCGCGGCGATGATGTTCGGCATGATCGGCTACCTGATCTACAAGGGCATCGGCATCTGGGGCGTGAACAACCCCGTGGGCTGGGGTTACGCGATCGTCAACTTCGTGTTCTGGGTCGGCATCGGCCATGCCGGCACGCTGATCTCGGCCATCCTGTACCTGCTGCGCCAGCAGTGGCGCACCAGCATCAACCGCTTCGCCGAGGCGATGACGATCTTCGCGGTGGTCTGCGCCGGCATCTTCCCGGGCATCCACGTCGGCCGCGTCTGGGTGGTGTGGTGGCTGTTCCC encodes:
- a CDS encoding TAT-variant-translocated molybdopterin oxidoreductase, whose protein sequence is MSSMNQNGLDHNYWRSLQELADEPEFRRFLEGEFPEPAEVPTDAMSRRRFLQVMGASVAMASLVGCRWPQETIVPFASRPEGTTPGTARRYATVMELAGAVGPLLVTSFDGRPIKVEGNPEHPLSGGACDLFAQAGLLELYDPDRSRYVLERVGGHPRRRSHGEGESAAAAAFAALRARRGAGLAVLTEATSSPTFAALRARVRDELPEAAWYEYEAVSRDNERLGTGLAFGEARRVRVDAGKARVLACFDADLLLDHPTALRNARDFAGGRRAEDGAMNRLYAVESEMSLTGGMADHRVAMPNLEIPHALYGLAAELVLGRGLALPAGYEAVLPALEHARAAGHAPAWMGALAGDLLAHRGESLIAVGPRQPDHVHVLAILLNEALGNTGRTVSYGPDDQRGLSHGAAIATLAVAMDKGQVQSLLILGGNPVHDAPADLDFGGLLDKVADSWHLSLFVDETSQRCRWHLPRAHWLESWHDVRDHDGRYAVAQPLIAPLYDGRTPVELLSLLLDGVLRPAHDLVRATAAGQHGAGDWEALLHRGFADATPAEAPAVLDGRGVVAAVRRGGLAKPPAIGRENLELVFVRDPSLHDGRFANNAWLQELPDFMTKLSWDNAALFGVSTAEALGLAHGDLVELELGGRRLEAAVYVLPGHAPWSVSLSLGHGRTAAGNVGSGTGFRAYALRTSAAPDAGAGLKVARTGRSYPLATTQDHHAIDAVGMREREKRSRSLVVSGTLAEYREHPEFASHRTHHPPLVSLWQERPREGHAWGMTVDLSTCIGCNACVVACQAENNIPVVGKEQVGKGREMHWLRLDRYFQGDPDAPAVAHQPVACVHCELAPCEQVCPVGATMHSEDGLNVMAYNRCVGTRYCSNNCPYKVRRFNWFNFNSDIPDVRKMVYNPEVSLRARGVMEKCTYCVQRIETAKIDAKNEGRPVRDGEVVTACQQTCPTQAIAFGDLNDPQSRVAKLTTGDRAYHLLAELNVKPRTAYLARLRNPNPELAESADGHPAH